The proteins below are encoded in one region of Hordeum vulgare subsp. vulgare chromosome 3H, MorexV3_pseudomolecules_assembly, whole genome shotgun sequence:
- the LOC123444578 gene encoding frataxin, mitochondrial yields the protein MASRKLLFGLTAARRASPRASVRLSVSPLLEASTSASHAAAPVTKPSGGSPWALLFSPRAFSSKPPAQQSAGDVPAPSAVDHKLIMPEDKFHKLADDTIHDLLEKLEEYGDSQQMDGFDIDYGNQVLTLRLGDLGTYVVNKQTPNRQIWLSSPVSGPARFDWDAATDGWVYRRTGVNLMRLLEKEIGELCGTPVDLS from the exons ATGGCGTCGCGGAAGCTCCTCTTCGGCCTCACAGCAGCAAGGCGAGCCAGTCCTCGCGCGTCAGTACGCCTCTCGGTCTCTCCCCTCCTGGAAGCCTCCACTTCcgcctcccacgccgccgcccCCGTGACGAAGCCGTCAGGTGGATCGCCGTGGGCGCTGCTCTTCTCCCCTAGGGCCTTCTCGTCGAAGCCGCCGGCGCAACAGTCCGCTGGAGATGTGCCCGCCCCATCCGCGGTGGACCACAA GTTGATAATGCCAGAGGATAAGTTCCATAAACTAGCAGATGATACAATACATGATTTGCTTGAAAAACTTGAG GAATATGGTGATTCTCAGCAGATGGATGGCTTCGACATAGATTATGGG AATCAAGTTCTAACATTGAGGCTAGGCGATTTGGGGACCTATGTTGTAAACAAGCAAACACCAAACAGACAAATCTGGCTATCTTCGCCTGTGAG CGGGCCTGCTAGGTTTGACTGGGATGCAGCAACAGACGGTTGGGTTTATAGGCGGACTGGAGTAAATCTCATGCGACTTCTAGAGAAGGAGATCGGTGAGCTCTGTGGAACTCCAGTAGACCTTTCGTAA
- the LOC123444579 gene encoding calcium-binding protein PBP1-like: MGSSVQFDDFLPSMARKLGVEGLIEELCKGFQLLMDPRAGRITFQSLKRNAARLGLGELRDDELQEMMREGDMDGDGALDQTEFCILMVRLSPELMEQESYRMFEC, from the coding sequence ATGGGCTCCTCGGTGCAGTTCGACGACTTCCTGCCGTCGATGGCGAGGAAGCTCGGCGTGGAGGGGCTGATCGAGGAGCTCTGCAAGGGGTTCCAGCTGCTCATGGACCCCAGGGCCGGCAGGATCACCTTCCAGAGCCTCAAGAGGAACGCGGCCAGGCTGGGGCTCGGCGAGCTCCGGGACGACGAGCTCCAGGAGATGATGAGGGAGGGGGACATGGACGGGGACGGCGCCCTGGATCAGACGGAGTTCTGCATTCTCATGGTCAGACTCAGCCCCGAGCTCATGGAGCAAGAGTCTTATAGGATGTTTGAATGCTGA